The segment aaaaaaaaaaaagaaaaattaaataataaaaattaaaatttaaaaattttgataataaataaatatatataaaagaagcGTTATTACAGTTTAAcgttatatatatatatatatattataataaaagtaacCTTCATCCTTATTatgaaatgaaaatatttagtTTACtagtatataataaaaatatttataaaattatgtcattaaaaatttttaaaggaaccaaaaaaaaataaaaataattatttataagtatatatatacatatttaaatgtCAAGAATACCCTAGTATTTATGAAGTAggtaagaaaaaaagaaaaatatatattataataaacttataaataatataataaattttattttgtcataatatattatatttaatgttaaaaaaaaataataaataataatatatgtatattataatatattaaagaattaacattgaattatttctacatttttttttttttttttttttacttcAATAATGTTCTTTgtaaatgttatatatttatatattatatattattattattattattgttattattttattatataatattatgtgactattattattaaaaaaacatatatatactgACTATAGcgtatttatttaattagatttttttcaatgagtattaacataattatatatattcatagacacatttattatatatatataaaatacttattatatatatatatatataatgtacaacatatgaatacataaaaatagCATTTTGTTCTTGATTTGCATATAGTTTCTATAATgcttatttatttatttatttatatatttcccttaagattaaatttataaagaTATCTAAAAGTATTTAgttatcatattatttaatataaaacacttttctaattatattacatataaacatatatatatatatattaaaaaggaaaaaggaagtttttatatttaataatatatagaagGATCTTcctaattttttttttttttatttcaaatttatatataccttTTCCCTTGTTTATGTAAAAAGAAGGCAATATAATGtgtttcatatatattaatatagaACCGAAactattataatttataatataatatatatgattttttaaatattactattacGATCCTTAAGAAATAGGgtttaattaaaaattaggttatgttttaaatattatataaaaactaTTATTGGTTAAAtgtaagaaaaaaatataaagaatgtatggtagaataaaaaatatttattttaaaaaccaaatatattctttatgATTTCCAAGagaaaatttttatataaaatatatttattattcaatgtgggtatatatatatatatctgtgtatgtatgtatctatgtatgtatgttatatatgtatgtatgtattaataatattaaattaaattaaaacCAAAAAACGAACcgaattttttttttttttttttttaaatataaaagaattacATGTTGAAgtagaaaataatttgaaAATTTACAAAAAGGAATTTACCTTTTCCAAaagtttatttttttcattaatataacaattttttttttttttttttttttacaaatgATTGGTAAAAAAGggatattaataaaagtTCAATGTTATTGGATAGActaaaatgaaaaataatatatatatatatatatatattatataaatataaaaatttatttaaaatatatttttgttgtattttttaaggagaaaaaaaaaagaaaaatataattcaataatatataattataaataattatatatatttcaaaatattGAATTAATTTTGTATGGCTCCATTTGTACGCATCCatgttttttatatatcattgcaactatgttatattaaattctttttttttttttttttttttttttttttttttttttatatatgttatatttaatttttgtatcaataataatatataatatgttttttttttgaaattaTATACTTAAGCAAATAATTTTGGTAGGTAGAAGTAATTTGAACCCATCTAgttattaaaaaaggaattTTGAAAATTATTGGTCTGttctattatatattattatatatatatatatatatatatatatatatatatatatataatatatgtgttatatatatggttATATATGGTATAGttcttttgttttgttattattttattttttatattttatatttttaatttttttttttgatatggcatatttatttttaaattaattttattattattattattttttaaacatatgtatatatatattattacgGTTCTTAATTTctttctattattatttatttattttattattttattatttatttatttttatttttttggtGTTCAACGTGATTATTCTTTTTgaacatatttatatatatattaatttattcGTTGTACGTAAATATACTTGTTtaatttacttttttttttaataaagttttaaaaatataatataatataatataatataaataaataaataaataaatatatatatatatatatatatatatatatatatttttcttttttttttttttttttgtttatttttataatttttacatttataatGGTTGAGAATGAATtaattaatgaaaataacTTAACTTATAAGAGGTTAGATGGAAACCCAAAACTTGATTCCTTTTTTAACAAGGATGGTTTATTAATAAGAACATATTCCTGGACAGTTAAGAAGGCAATAGGGATATTAGTTTTAATTCATGGTTTAAATTCTCATTTGCGGTTACaatatttaaaacataATGCAGATATCATAAGTAATGATAAAGCAGTATTGATAGATTCAgatgaatattatatatatagggATAGTTGGATAGAACGTTTGAATAATGAAGGATATTCTGTTTATGGTTTAGATTTGCAAAGTCATGGGAAATCAGATGGATGGCAGAATTTAAGAGGTAatgtaaattattttgatgACTTAGTATATGATgttatacaatatattaataaaataaatagtTCTGTAATAAAGGAAAGGACGGATCCAAAGGAATATTCATATTCAgattataattataatttaaaaaataaaatgcCTAATATTGTGAGACCtcctttatatattgtgGGTCTTTCTATGGGTGGAAATATTGTTTTGAGGGTCCTAGAATTAATAGGTAAATCAAAAGAAGttaatgataatttaaatgTAAAAGGATGTATATCCTTAGCAGGTATGATATCGATTGATGAAAATGCATCTAAAATGccttttaaatttaaatatttttttatacctTTATCAAGATATGTAGcttatttttttcccaCTTTTCGTCCTAGTCCCAATTttaattttgaaaaattcccttatataaatgatattataaattttgatAAGAACAGATATGATAAATGGATAACTATGAGATTTGCGCGTCAACTTATAGAAGCAACACGAAATTTACGGGACgatatgaaatatataccGAAAGACATACCcgtattatttattcacTCGAAGGATGACTGTGCATGTTATTATGAAGGGGttgaaaatttttttaataaattagaaattaataataaagaacTTCATACATTATATGATATGGATCATCTCCTAAGCATGGAGCCAGGAAATGAAAAAGTCTTGGATAAGGTTATTACGTGGATTAAAGGTTTAGGAGAAGAAAATGCTGATAATAGTTCAGTACAATGTATggatgatgaaaatatgcTTAATGCTATTTTACAGATTGAagatgaaataataaaaagaagcAATGAACGCGTAAAACttgaaaaacaaaataatgatgatttTATTGCCCAAAAGGGAAATATTGAAATGTTTACTGTACCTTTAGATAATGAAAAGGATCTTTGTAATTTTAGtgataaagaaataattgaaaataatatgacATATTCGGAGTTAGGAACTGTAATTAATTGAGGAAGGGTCAAAAGGGAAtcaatatgaatatatatatatatatatgtatatatttatatgtatatatttatatgtatatatttatatatgtatcgCTGTTTATTTTAGaaaatgttttaataaaGTAAAGATATTCATGTGTTATTTATGtacaataatattattatatattttacctttctgatttatataatataatgaatatattatgtttgtcattttatttcttcttttttaattttaattttttttttttttttttttttataattatttttcatttttaatttttagttgacaatgaaataatattaaaatttaaattataaatatttctaaTCTTATTTCATcgatatatatatatatatatataaaatgtatgatatatttttgaattaaaattttacattatattaatCTTAATAACTTGCAATATATATAGCAGTGAGagcatataatatttataaaattatttttaacatcaagtaaaatataaaatataaaaagaaaaaaaaaattaattcttaaatataaataaataaataaataaatatatatatatatatatatatatatatatatatatatatatgtgttcATATGAAACAActaatttttataaattaaatttattatatatatatatatatatatgtgtcATATAcgtataaaaataaataagaaagaTTTATCTCTTTTTcaaattaatatttctgtatttcttttcagactcattttatattattaaatattcattCAAAATATTAGATATTGCAACATGTGTtattatgttataatatatatgaatgtGTAATCataatgttatatttttatttcttaattATTTGAaccttttattttattttattttattaattataatttgtttataaCAATTATTATGTACACCGTAAAGGTAGGTAAAAggaataattattaatacatacatatatatattatcttctcacatatgaataaaaaatatattttttttaatatatatataatatttattaattttttcttggatatatatatattccaaaaaaaaaaaacataaaaatatatatatataataatatataatatttttaatatcatatataaaaatattatatttttaatcacaatttttttttttttttttctttaaataaaaaagcataattataaatatatcatgTATTTAAGATTTCCCaacatatacatttattatatgtactcatttttcttatgtaaaatattaatttattcattttacttttttttaaatatttattaaaaatattaaaagaatattttaataatataatatgtacattTGGACATACgaacaaaaataaatgcataaatatattacaaaaaagtatattaaaaatgctataaaatatatttataatatttaaaagtttatatataatatttttataaaattatatttattatataattatatatatatatatatatatatatataatgtttttaatatactttattatatatttttacaaatataatagatTACAATATgcaaatttatatatatagttacattttttcttattttcacattattttatttttattatcaatTATTACGAAATAAGGAAGAAAAAAGTAGCGCAAAATAACCAAATAAAacttaaaaatatatatataatatatatatatatatttatatttatattatgaaatatttgAAAGTATTATTAGCAAAagatatgaaaaatatgttcccaaaatataatatgataaatatagaaaaattatatttctcTATGTTTTTCCTTATAAGAATTGCATACATTTATGAGATCTTTATTTAaagtttattatatatatgcatgtttatttatttatttattttatgtactgtaaaaaaataaaaaaaataaatatataaataaaagaaagaaTGAAACGAGtattctatatttttttataatttattttgaaaatgAATGTTTATCCTAATATATCATCCATATTTTTTGCTATATttaacacatatatataatatatattattatatgtatataaaaaattttaataatggTGATTTAAGTAGATGAGCTAACAACATTTGactatataataataaacacaatgtgtaataaaaaaaaatatatatagtattcatatgtatttagatatatgtgtttttgtaattataatttatttaattacataattttaagtttttttttcctttttttgaagaaataatatacatatatatatatatatatatatatatatataatcatgataaagtatttaataaattttataaatatgattttttaattattgtattatttaattaatatatttttatttatttatttattttttttctacaattgtttttaaagtacacaatatttttagatatatatatatatatatatatatatatatatatatatatttatatatcttaaataacatattgtagaagaaaaataggtggaaaaaagaaatattataattagAAAGTCATATAAGGATTTTTGTTATTACTTTATCTATATAGgatttataatatatgtatatttaaatatgaGTTTATTTATAGAATCCAGTTTTATTTTACCTAAAGGGATTATTGACtcttatataaaatttaaaacatGGAATTCTTTCTCATATAGTGATAAGGAAAAGAAGGCTTCACAAGCAAATATATGGACCCCTGTATTTTCTACTCGTTTTGCTATACCTATTATTGGGATAATATATGCTTTATTATGGGTAAGTTTTATGAAATTTATTATGAGAACAATGTGTGTGTTTGTGtgagaaaaataaagaatatgtTTTGTATGTgtaaatattcatatgaccatttttgaatatgaattattattctatatatatatatatatatatttatttatttatttattgttaGAATGGAGATGCAACATTTGGATATAGTGCTCTGGATATGTCGCTTGATGAAAGATATTCTCGAACCTTATTTGAAACGAATAATGGAAATAATGGTTACGTTTCCTCCTTGACAAATAAGATATTAAATAAGATGAATAGAGGGCCCAAGAAAGAAGTAGAAGAGAAAAATGCCGAAAAGATTTTAGGTtttgatgataaaaatattttacaagctttagatttatttataaataatataaaaaacattGCACTATCAAGTAAATTGAATAGTTcagatatatataatcatgGAAATACATTTATAGATAATGTGATGAGTAATGAAGAAATAGATCAAGAAATTgaatcatttttaaatggGGGTAATTACGATAGAGAAAAATTGAATAGATTATGGTGGCAAATTATGAGAAATGAAGAGTTGAAATATGTATCTGTTAATAATAAGTTATATAAAGTTTATAAAGCATTaagaaagaaatataatgtaGATAACTCTTATGCTGAAGATAAATGGAATGAATgtaaaaagaatattatagTAGGAAGAGTAGAAtatcaaaattatataaataaagtTTTCCTTGATTGGATAAATGGAGATTCcataaataatgatgaatttataaaattagtAAGAACATGTAAAGTTACATggaaaaaattaagaacaaaaatgataaaagcattaaaaaaatcattAACAAAATCTTTTGAAAAAAGAcataaagaattaaaatcaaatgaatatatatataaatataaatatgaattagAAGAGGGTGATTATGCAGATGatgatttattaattaaagATGACTTATTAAATAATCATGATTTTCAATTTGATGATGATGTCAGTAGTGTTATAACagaaaaaacaaatgaatGTCTTAAAGGTGATCGTGATTTAGAATCAGTAAATACAGATAATCATGGAACTGAATTAGGAGAGTCTGATAGTTCTTCAGGATCAAAGGTTTCTAATGAAACTACTAATAGTGGTGATTCTAATGATTCAAAGAAAACTATTGTATTGAATTTAGAGGGTCAATGTACTATATACTTAAGAAGGCGCCCCAAAAATTTAACCCTCTCATCACCTCAAAGATTGAAGTTTACAGCAGGAGGTGGTTTCTGTGGTAAACTCCGTAATTAGAaggaataaataaaatatatatatatatatatatatataatataatataatataatataatataatataatataatataatatattttaatattatatataaaagataatttCAAAAATTACCTTAAGGTATATTCTAAAGTTGTAAAGCCAAAAATAAAGATGTAAATGAAATagttaaaataaaagaatatataatttataagatttttaagaatataaatatgtatgttTTTCCCTTATAATCAGAAAAACAAGATTGTTCACACAATTTGCtttttgtttataaattttagtcaaccattttgtttttgtttatagaaccttaaaatatttaatgtAAATTTCCAAAATGAAACTTATTTTGGGATAATGtttctaatatatatattttttaatattttaaattataaaatatagatataattataatttgtgaattttctattttttattttgaaaaaaaatttgagTTTAAGTTATACAGAAAAGGACCAAAAGggataatgaaaaataaatagattttatattcggatatatttataaagcttatttgtttcattatattgtatatttgtatttgtCTAATTTAGtatttattacttttattttattttatattatatgattttatattatataaatttttttttttttttttttttttggttttataaatgtttataatattttgatatGATGATTTGGATAGGCCATGTAAATTACcttgtatatttttaccGAAGTGTTTTAATAGAAAATTTAGATGcgaataatattatattatatatatatatatatatatatatattataatagttcatacaattaattatacataattgttatatgttaatgaaaaaattgaatatatttatgcaagaagaaagatataaatatatttaaaaaaacaatttgcattagaattaaaaattaataattagaatttttttttaatgtttttCATGTGcctaatatatataacttatatttttatgaattgtaggaatttttaaaacataaaaatttaataaaaaataaatatatttaagaacaataaaaaatgaaaaaagtcttaaatgtataaatatatctatatatctatatctatatctatatctatatatatatatatctatatctatatatatatatatataatattgattattattaatgtataagtgttttatatttaaaaaaagataaacATTTATAAGGAATATTAGTATTTTGTTTTAGTGAAGTGATAAAATTTATgagtatatattttgtaaaggaatatatataaatatagagaatatttatatatatatatattttttttttattaaaaacttcatatacttatttatatatatttaaattaacgtttaaaaatgaatagactaaaattaaattaaaaaatatatatatgtataaatagAATGCACAATTATAATACGATGCTTAGTATTACTTCATGAATATAGAACACTACgaaattaaataaatatttttaaggGGAAACGTGGTAATTTATAAACGTTCTTCtataaattatttgttttccattttgttttttttattataataaaatatgcttatacatatatatatatatatatatatatatatatatatatattttgtatgtacctaatttacaaaattccatcttgaatttttttatagagGAATATTACTTTgattttacatttatacttcattttttataaatatatatgtaaaaacATTTGTGAAcaatttatttctttttttcttcattttgaAAATGGTTTATACGACAAAAAGGGCgtatttattaatatatataggaaaaaaaaaaaaaaaaaaaaaattaaaaaaatcaatattatttcatttattaggatagataatttattatgttttaataaaaatatatagaattatctttattatacagttttatataaaataaatatttcttacGAAAactttataaaaaatatattatatatacatatatatatatatatatatatatatatatatatataaaatatatatatataaaacattatataGGAAGTTGTATTTCTTTAAGTACTACCcgttattttattttttcagCTCAAATgttgtataaataattatatatattattatatatattaagttATCTATGTATATAACAGAACATTGATTTAAaagttttatttattttgaatatattataaattaaaaaacaaaaaaagttcttttataaaatattaaaatagaaaaatatatatatattattacatgataaaaaaataaaaaaaaaaaaataaaaaattttatttctttaattcTATGTATATTGgtgaatatataattatatataatcttaaaaaaaaaaaataaatttaatataaaagaaaatgttaatttatttgttattattgctatttttattttattattattattttttttttgtagtaattaataattaaatatagaatgaatttttttcctATTTTTAGATATTGTAATGAAAAAAGGATAAgagcaaaaaaaaaaaaaaaaaaaaaaaaaagaaaaattgtatatttatgGTAAATTCGCAAAaaatctatatattttattaatatatatatatatatattatatataaattaaatagaattatatatttaattatctagtcaatttatatatatatttcgaatatttatatttttataaatataatgtactatatataatattatatatatatatatatataaatgcAATTAGTAAACAAGATTGTTAAATGtgaaaatttatttttggtgcatgtatttattttttagagattttttgtttatttttatatatgatatgGTCTAAAAAAAACTATTATAAGAACAAGgtctttatttttaatttttttttttttttttattgaaaTTTGGATAATTAAAGGAAatgttaatatttatattctatgttaatatataatacatatatatatatatatatatatatataatataatataatatatagttttttattttttttttttggaatataatatatgatatatataatgtatgaatgtatataaaaattttaaatatttgtaataataatgcttaaggaaaatgaattaattaaaaattatatgtgtaattatttattaaatataatagaGGAAATCTtcctttaattttttaaaaattgaTATATATGGTTATTAATTGAAttaatacaatatataaatattattttaatttatattttttattatatattattataatttttttttttgttttttgttttttgtttttttgtttttttgtttttttgttttttttttgttttttttgtgGAATACTATGAGAGATATCTTtatgtattaaaataaatgaatatcAAAAGATCTCGaagaatttaaaaagaaaaaataatgaaagaaatcttatttgatatatagagaatattattattaaggTTATGCACGTATCCATAGGATGTATAAATCCTTTatgatttaatataaaaattaaatatgaattataatTTAGTATGGAAATATTTGGAAAAGGAAATCAGAAGGTATAACAGAAGTGTTTGGTGTACCTTATTATATGGgagaaataatatacttattgtcctaataatgaatattatattatgggtaaacataaagaatataaaataaattaatatatgaataaataaatgaataaatatttttgctagtttgatttttattatgtattttttttttttttttttttttttttttttttttttttatacataattattatttatttattttatttctttctaGAATGTTTGTATAActaataatgatataacACTAGattcaaaatatatcaGCACTAGGTACATAAGAATTCTTTGCATCCCAGATATTATAGATGATGTTGTAAAtgttaaaataaaagaagaaaatataaataaggaAAATGATAATGTGATTAAATCAATTAAGAGTATTAAATATCCTGATAATGtagatttatataatgCATTAAGAGAAAAAATAAGAGAGAATATGgaacaaaataaatgtgGATCTATACCTTATAGTGATGAACATTTAATTCCATTTTacaatgaaaaaaataatagtataaataatgatattgATTCATTAGACGGAAGAGATAATTTGATTAgattaaaaatgtataatatatggTTAGAATTAATGCAGAATGAacaaatgaaatattatagtATAAGACACagtttaaataaattttataaagatTTAAATCAGAAATATAATCTAAAAATTGAATCAAATGATAAAGCTTTGAAAGAATGTAATGaaattatttgtttaaGCGCTCATTATCTTCAACGTCAtctaaataatatgtttaataaATGGTTTAAAAAAGGGTTTGTGAGTATTGGAGaatttcataatataattaacGCTACTAGACATGGGTGGAATGTATTAACCACTGATGTGcaaaaaaagtataaagatattttgactgataatttaattgaaaaaatgaacaaacCTTATTTTATAGGAAATAATATCTT is part of the Plasmodium reichenowi strain SY57 chromosome 12, whole genome shotgun sequence genome and harbors:
- a CDS encoding lysophospholipase, putative gives rise to the protein MVENELINENNLTYKRLDGNPKLDSFFNKDGLLIRTYSWTVKKAIGILVLIHGLNSHLRLQYLKHNADIISNDKAVLIDSDEYYIYRDSWIERLNNEGYSVYGLDLQSHGKSDGWQNLRGNVNYFDDLVYDVIQYINKINSSVIKERTDPKEYSYSDYNYNLKNKMPNIVRPPLYIVGLSMGGNIVLRVLELIGKSKEVNDNLNVKGCISLAGMISIDENASKMPFKFKYFFIPLSRYVAYFFPTFRPSPNFNFEKFPYINDIINFDKNRYDKWITMRFARQLIEATRNLRDDMKYIPKDIPVLFIHSKDDCACYYEGVENFFNKLEINNKELHTLYDMDHLLSMEPGNEKVLDKVITWIKGLGEENADNSSVQCMDDENMLNAILQIEDEIIKRSNERVKLEKQNNDDFIAQKGNIEMFTVPLDNEKDLCNFSDKEIIENNMTYSELGTVIN
- a CDS encoding exported protein (PHISTb); translated protein: MSLFIESSFILPKGIIDSYIKFKTWNSFSYSDKEKKASQANIWTPVFSTRFAIPIIGIIYALLWNGDATFGYSALDMSLDERYSRTLFETNNGNNGYVSSLTNKILNKMNRGPKKEVEEKNAEKILGFDDKNILQALDLFINNIKNIALSSKLNSSDIYNHGNTFIDNVMSNEEIDQEIESFLNGGNYDREKLNRLWWQIMRNEELKYVSVNNKLYKVYKALRKKYNVDNSYAEDKWNECKKNIIVGRVEYQNYINKVFLDWINGDSINNDEFIKLVRTCKVTWKKLRTKMIKALKKSLTKSFEKRHKELKSNEYIYKYKYELEEGDYADDDLLIKDDLLNNHDFQFDDDVSSVITEKTNECLKGDRDLESVNTDNHGTELGESDSSSGSKVSNETTNSGDSNDSKKTIVLNLEGQCTIYLRRRPKNLTLSSPQRLKFTAGGGFCGKLRN